GAAGGAGAAGTCTCATGGCTGCCAACGTCGCCAGCCCCACCACCCCAGGAGCCAACGCCGGCGCGCAGCACCACGCCCGCACCGATCCCGCCTACGGCGCGTTCGCGCTGCTGCGGATCGGCTTCACCGTCCTGCCGATCGTCTTCGGCCTCGACAAGTTCACCAACGTCCTGACGAACTGGGAGGCCTACCTCGCCCCGTGGATCGTGAACCTGCTGCCCTTCACCGCCCACACCGCCATGATGATCGTCGGCGTGATCGAGATCGTCGCGGGCGTCCTGGTAGCGCTCAAGCCCCGCTACGGCGCCTACGTCGTCGCCCTGTGGCTGGCCGGCATCCTCCTCAACCTGCTGACCTACACCGGCTTCTACGACATCGCTCTACGCGACTTCGGGCTGCTGCTGGCCGCCCTGACCCTGGGCCAGCTCGCCAGCGTCTACGACCGGCCCCGGCAACGACCCGCCCCCGCCACTCACTGACCGCTCCGATCACGAAGGAACCGCCATGCGTGACCCGCACGCTGCCCTCACGGAGGCCGGCGTCTCGTCGCATGGAAGCTTCGAGTCCGAGCCAAGTGCTGTCATGTCGGTTTACGGCGCCAACTTGCCATGGCGAACCGGGCGCAGGGCGAAGTTGGGGCGCCGGCGGACCAGCACCCGCCCGGGGTCCCGGAGCAGGACGCCCCCGCAGTGGCCGCCGGCTAGGAAACCACATCATCGTTTGCGGCCCGTGAGCTGTGACTGGCAGAGGACGCCTGGGGGAACTTCAGCGTTGGGCAGGGGGTGAGCAGGGGGTGAGCCTCACAGGCCCCACCCGGGACGGATCCACGCCAGCGCAGGAACTGGTGAACCCGCCGGAGGGCACCATAGGTATTTCCACGTGCGTCAGTTGCCCAGCGCTGCAGCCCTGGCCCGGCCGTACTCCTCGTCACTGATCACCCCGTCGCGGTGGAGCATCGCCAACTCGTCCAGCCGCGCCCGGATCGGAGATGCGTCGCGCGGGGCGAGGAGTTGGCTCTCCATCACGCGCGCCGCCAGGTCGGTCTCTACCGTGAACGGGTCCAGACCGTGCTGGCGGGCTCGGCGAAAGTTCTTTACCGCGATGATGACGACGGTGAGACCGCCGATCGCGATCAGGACCGTCACGACCATGAAGAGAGTGGCGAACGCCGGGTCAGGCGGCAGCAGGTCGGTGGGCATCATCGCTCCCTCGTCGTCCGACAGTGGCGCGAGCATACCGACATCAGGTCAGGTGACGACCGCGTCCGGCCAATCGCTGAGGTCGTCTCTGCCCGGGCGCCAACTCTGCACGGCAGTTTTAGCCAGGGCAAGGTGATCGGCGCGGGGTTGGCATCCTCACCGCCGCTTCTCCGTATCTGCCCACCTGATGCTGTCGTCGTCGGTGTACCGGACTTGCACTGCCCGGCGTGTCCATCGTCGCGACCGCATCGACCGACCGGATGTCGGCGGCGATCGCGAGTGCGAATACCCGTCGGGGCGGGCACAGGGGTGCACGGCTGCCTTGATGGGCTGGCCGTACTGGTCGGGCGTGAGGCCGCGCGACCGCGTAGTCAGTGGAAGACCGGTCGTCACCGGCCCGACCATCGACGCCTGGCCGCATCCGCAAATCAGCGTTTGTACTCGCGAAGTTGAGCATCGGCTTCGGACCACATCTTCTATGTCATGCCGGCGATGATGGTCTGAAGGCGAGGTGGAAGCTGTCGTCGAGCTCGAGGCGGCGGACTCCTATGCGGTATACCGGCTCGAGATTTTCGGGAGTCAGGACCTCGGGTGGTGTGCCGGACGCGATGACCCGGCCCTGGCTGAGGAGTAGCAGGCGGTCGCAGTAGGCGGCGGCGAGGTTGAGGTCGTGCAGGACCACGGCGATGGCGTGGTCGCTGTTGCGGGCCAGGCTGCGCACCAGGTCGAGGATCTCGTGCTGGTAGCGGATGTCCAGGTGGTTCGTCGGTTCGTCCAGCAGCAGGTGGGTGGCTTCCTGTGCCAGGGCGCGGGCGATCAGCACTCGCTGGCGTTCCCCGCCGGAGAGCCGGTCGAAGCTCTGGTCTGCTCGGCTCAGCATCCCCACACGTTCCAGTGCCTCTGCGGCAGCCTGCTCATCCCGTGCCGTGTGGCGACCCAGCCGTGGATGGTGCGGGGTGCGGCCGAGCAGGACCATGTCGGAGACCAGGAGCGGCAAGTCACCGGGGGTCTCCTGCACCACCACGGAGACCGTCTGCGCCAGCTCGCGGGCGTTGAGACGGTGCAGTTCCGTGTGGTCCAGCATGACGGTGCCGGTCCGGGGGGACAGCGAGCCGTACAGGATCCGCAGCAGGGTGCTCTTGCCGCTGCCGTTCGGTCCCACCAGGCCCAGGACCTCGCCGTGCCGCGCCTGCAGGTCTACATGATCAAGGACGTTGCGGGGGCCGTAGGAGAAGGAGATCCCAGAGCCGGAGATCACGGGTTGAACCGTTCGACGATGCGCTCGAGTCCCTTAACCGATAGTGGCGAGGGGGGCTCCGTGAAGTTGAAGAGCTGGACCAGGACGTCGTTGTTGGCCACCGCAGTGATGGCCGAGGCACCCGTCAGCGATGTCACGGCATCGGCCACGGCAGCGGGATCTCCGTCGGAGTGGAGCAGGACCAGGACGTCGGGGTTGCGACCGATGAGCTCCTCGCGGGTGACCTCGAAGACGCGCTGGTGGACGTCGTCGAACACGTTGATCAGTCCGGCGGCCTCCAGCTGCGGCTGGGCCATGGACCTGGTGCCGTAGGCGTAGATGCTCCCGCCGCCGACCGTCGGGTACAGGACGGCCGCCGTGCGGCGGGCGGTGGTGCTCGTCTCGGAGGTGAGCTGCTCCAGCTGGCCCTCGAGCTCGCTGGCCGCAGCCGCAGCCTGTTCTTCGACGTCGAAGATCTCTCCGTAGGTGTGCAGCTGGTCGCTGATGGTGTTGAACGTCGGCGCTTCGGGGGCTCCGGGGCAGAAGGATGGTTCCTGCAGCACGGGGATGCCGGCGGCGGCAAGTTGTTCTCGGTTGAGGTTCTCAGCCGAACCGAGGACCAGGTCCGGACGCTGCGCCAGCACGGCTTCCTGCGAGATCTGCAGGTGGCCGGTGGTGTCCAACTTGTCGGTCAGGAGCGGAACGCGCGCCAGCTCGGACCGGGTTGCCGCATCGAAGTAGTCGGACGGGTAGACGCCCGCACGGGCCACGACCTTGTCCATCACACCAAGCGCTGTCAGGTAGGCCACCGGTGAACTGTCCAGCAGGACCACCCGTTCCGGCGGCGCATCCACCGTGACCTCGACGCCACAGTTGGTGGTGACCACTGGGTATCCGTCGACGTCCGGCTGCTGGCCGGTCGTGCTGGGGCTGCCGGCACAGCCGCCGAGGCCAATCGCGAGAACAATGGCGGCGGACACGGACAGCAGGTGGATGGTTCGCATGTCTCTTTCCTTCGAACAGTGGGCGTTGAGCGACGGACGGGTGCGCGGAGGGAGGATCAGTGGACCGGGGCCATCCTTCGGGTGAGATGGATCAGGAAGGGGGCACCGACGAACGCGGTGATGATCCCGATCGGAATCTCCTGGGGCTGGAGCAGAGTCCGTGCCAGCAGATCGGCCCAGATCAGGAAGATCGCACCGAGCAACGCAGAGACGGGTACGGCCCAGGTGTGCACGGACCCGACGAGCCTGCGCGCCAGATGCGGGACCACCAGTCCGACGAAACCGATGGACCCTGCGGCGGCCACGACCACACCTATGCACAGTGAGACGATGACGAGAAGCTGGGCGCGGAATCGTGCGGGTGCTACGCCGAGGATGTGCGCGGTCTCGTCCCCGATCGCCAGTGCGTCCAGCTGCGTGCCGCGAAGAGTCAGCACGCCCGTGGTCGCTACGACGACTGCGACGACGATGGCCAAGGGGCTGCCCCACTGCGCCAAAGTCAAAGACCCCAGCAACCAAAACATCACGGACCGGGACCCCTCGGCGGATCCGGAGGCGAAGACCAGGAAGCTGGTCACAGCCGTCAGGGCGTAACCGATCGCGACGCCGGCGAGCAGCAAGCGGATCGAGGTCACCCGTCCGGCGGCGCCCGCGACGAGGAAGACCATCATCGACGCCACCAGGGCGCCGATGAAGGCGCTGGCCGGCAGCGCGTGCTCGCCCAGGCCGAGTCCGACACCGAACAGGATCATGGCTGCCGCACCACTGGAGGCCCCCGAGTTGATGCCGAGCAGGTAGGGATCGGCCAGCATGTTGCGCACCATCGCCTGCAGGGCCATTCCGCAGACCGCCAGTCCGGCACCCACCGCGCTGCCGAGCACCACGCGGGGCAGTCTGAGGTCCCAGACGATCGCCACTGCCGTCGGATCGAGTTGGTACGCCGGCACCGGCCCGGCCAGGTGGGACCAGATCACCCGGGCCACCGTCGCCGCATCAACAGTGACGGGCCCGCTCACCACCGACGCGACCATTCCGGCGAGGAGAACAGCGGTCAGCGTAAGCACCCAGAAGCGATGATGGCGACGGAGCCGCGCCCGGCCCAACGGGTCGGCCTCTAACAGGGTTCGAACATCGCTCCGGTCGAGTTCGCGGGGGCTCGTGCCCCGTGATGGAATGAGAATCAGTGCCTCCCGAAAGAGAATTGAAGCGGACGAGCCCTGCCACACGGACGAAGGCGACCGCAGAGTGAGGCAAACAGACGGGTCAGCCGTACATCTGAACGCGCGCGGAGACCGCTAACCGGGAGTGGCCAATGGTGACCGGTTCGCGGGCCGTGTCCCTGACCGGCCTCCCGGCGCAAGCCGCGGCCGGTCCTGATCACGGTCCGAGGCTTCTCGTGCGTACCTGTTCGGAGTACGCACGGTTCGTGGGGACAGCAAGGTGGGCGGGTGTCAGCCTTTGCGCAGGTTCAGGGCCGGCTGGCCGAACCAGCGGTCACGGAGCAGGTCCACGGCGGCGTGCAGCATGGTGTTCAGGGTGTCGGTCGAGCGGGACAGGGCCCGCAGGGCGAAGCCGGGGCCGTTGAGCAGCGAGACCCCGAGCTGCCCGTCGGGATCCAGCGGGACCAGCAGGTCCTCGAGCTCGCGCACCAGGTCCGCGTCCACGCGGGGGTCGACGACGAGCATGGCACCCAGGTGCGAGTAGTCCTCGAGGAGGAGCATGCCCGACAGCGGCGCGCCGGGTTCGCCGGGGCGGATCAGCAGATTGTCCAGGGCGAAGAGACGCCCGTCCCGGCGGATCTCGTTGCGGATGCGCACCTCGTCGTACCGGAAGAGTTCCCCCTCCGGCGACCAGCCCGGGGTGATCACGTCGCACATCACCAGGGAGGAGTCCGCGGCGAGTTCGACGATGGTCTCCTGCCGGTAGCTCGCCCCGCGGTAGGCGATGAGCTGGTCGGGAACGTACTCCAGGCTGGCGCCTGGGCCGAGGGTGAAGCGCGTGCGCTGCACGGCCGGCTCGCCGGGTGTCCGGTAGATCTTGGTGGCGGACTGGGTGGTGAGCAGCAGCCGGGCCCTGTCCTGGACCTCGACTTCGACGTCGTAGACGTCCCCGCCCAGGTAGCCGCCCCCGGGGTTGACGACCGTGTAGGCGACTTGGCTGGAGGCGTCCAGGTAGTGCGGCCGGATGACCCGGAGGGCGCCCTGGTGGTACTGCGAGGTGGCGACGCCACGGCCGCCGCGCTCACCGATCGTCAGGCGCAGCTCGCCGGTGGGTAGCTGCGTCTGAGCTGCCGGGGCGGCTGCGGTCATTGCGCCAGGTCCTGCATCAGCACGTCCCGTCGCAGCCAGTCGATGACCGCGTCCAGGCCTTCGTCGGTCTTGAGGTTGGTGAAGCAGAACGGCTTGTCGCCGCGGAACTCCCTTGAGTCGCGTTCCATCACGGACAGGTCCGCACCGACGTGCGGCGCGAGGTCGGTCTTGTTGATGATGAACAGGTCCGACTTGATCATGCCCTGACCGGCCTTGCGCGGAATCTTCTCTCCCTGCGCCACGTCGATGATGTAGATGGAGAAGTCGACGAGCTCCGGGCTGAACGTGGCGGAGAGGTTGTCTCCCCCGCTCTCGATGAACACGACCTGGAGGTCGGGGTGCCGCTGCTTGAGCTCCTCGACCGCGGCCGAGTTCATCGAGGTGTCCTCGCGGATTGCGGTGTGCGGGCAGCCGCCGGTCTCGATGCCGATGATCCGGTCCAACGGCAGGACGCCGGTGGCGGCCAGGATCTTCGCGTCCTCGATGGTGTAGATGTCGTTGGTGATGGCGGCCATCGAGATCTCCGCGGACAGGTGTCGGGTCAGGCGTTCGACCAGCTGGGTCTTT
The genomic region above belongs to Georgenia soli and contains:
- a CDS encoding SHOCT domain-containing protein, which codes for MPTDLLPPDPAFATLFMVVTVLIAIGGLTVVIIAVKNFRRARQHGLDPFTVETDLAARVMESQLLAPRDASPIRARLDELAMLHRDGVISDEEYGRARAAALGN
- a CDS encoding ABC transporter ATP-binding protein, producing the protein MISGSGISFSYGPRNVLDHVDLQARHGEVLGLVGPNGSGKSTLLRILYGSLSPRTGTVMLDHTELHRLNARELAQTVSVVVQETPGDLPLLVSDMVLLGRTPHHPRLGRHTARDEQAAAEALERVGMLSRADQSFDRLSGGERQRVLIARALAQEATHLLLDEPTNHLDIRYQHEILDLVRSLARNSDHAIAVVLHDLNLAAAYCDRLLLLSQGRVIASGTPPEVLTPENLEPVYRIGVRRLELDDSFHLAFRPSSPA
- a CDS encoding ABC transporter substrate-binding protein; the protein is MRTIHLLSVSAAIVLAIGLGGCAGSPSTTGQQPDVDGYPVVTTNCGVEVTVDAPPERVVLLDSSPVAYLTALGVMDKVVARAGVYPSDYFDAATRSELARVPLLTDKLDTTGHLQISQEAVLAQRPDLVLGSAENLNREQLAAAGIPVLQEPSFCPGAPEAPTFNTISDQLHTYGEIFDVEEQAAAAASELEGQLEQLTSETSTTARRTAAVLYPTVGGGSIYAYGTRSMAQPQLEAAGLINVFDDVHQRVFEVTREELIGRNPDVLVLLHSDGDPAAVADAVTSLTGASAITAVANNDVLVQLFNFTEPPSPLSVKGLERIVERFNP
- a CDS encoding FecCD family ABC transporter permease, with the protein product MLTLTAVLLAGMVASVVSGPVTVDAATVARVIWSHLAGPVPAYQLDPTAVAIVWDLRLPRVVLGSAVGAGLAVCGMALQAMVRNMLADPYLLGINSGASSGAAAMILFGVGLGLGEHALPASAFIGALVASMMVFLVAGAAGRVTSIRLLLAGVAIGYALTAVTSFLVFASGSAEGSRSVMFWLLGSLTLAQWGSPLAIVVAVVVATTGVLTLRGTQLDALAIGDETAHILGVAPARFRAQLLVIVSLCIGVVVAAAGSIGFVGLVVPHLARRLVGSVHTWAVPVSALLGAIFLIWADLLARTLLQPQEIPIGIITAFVGAPFLIHLTRRMAPVH
- a CDS encoding urease accessory protein UreD: MTAAAPAAQTQLPTGELRLTIGERGGRGVATSQYHQGALRVIRPHYLDASSQVAYTVVNPGGGYLGGDVYDVEVEVQDRARLLLTTQSATKIYRTPGEPAVQRTRFTLGPGASLEYVPDQLIAYRGASYRQETIVELAADSSLVMCDVITPGWSPEGELFRYDEVRIRNEIRRDGRLFALDNLLIRPGEPGAPLSGMLLLEDYSHLGAMLVVDPRVDADLVRELEDLLVPLDPDGQLGVSLLNGPGFALRALSRSTDTLNTMLHAAVDLLRDRWFGQPALNLRKG
- the ureG gene encoding urease accessory protein UreG; its protein translation is MEPIKIGIGGPVGAGKTQLVERLTRHLSAEISMAAITNDIYTIEDAKILAATGVLPLDRIIGIETGGCPHTAIREDTSMNSAAVEELKQRHPDLQVVFIESGGDNLSATFSPELVDFSIYIIDVAQGEKIPRKAGQGMIKSDLFIINKTDLAPHVGADLSVMERDSREFRGDKPFCFTNLKTDEGLDAVIDWLRRDVLMQDLAQ